CCGTTAGTTAAAGTTTCAATTGCACTAATTACAGGAAGTCTGGGAGGAGTTAAAGGCTATTAAAAGCCAggggcttgttttgtttttgccaggttctgttctgaagatggaataaacatattgagctgttatcactatgccttccttgattcacatggacccactatataacactggcgatgAGGATGGGATCGTATTCCTCCATGCTGAACAACACTAGAACCAAAAGCTGATTCACTCAGAGCTGATTCACCACTGGGGAATTGTcgccccagacaaagaaagaagaccgGCTTCCATACGTCTGTTGAGCTGCCACCATGAccacccaaggtcacattggggAATTCGATCCAGCGTCcccagagctatgggacacttacgcagaacgtcttgagttcttcctggagGCCAATGCAGTTAAAGATGTCGCCCTAaagcgggccaccttgctcagcatctgtggctctgccacttttgaaatttcccagaatcttgtggcaccagcagaattaagggataCCAGTTATAAGGATATCGTGGGTCTCCTGCAGAATCACTTCTCGCCCCAGCCGTCCCGTATTGCATGCCGCCATACCTTCTACAAGCAAggtcaggctgccagtgagtctgttccagcttacgtgTCTGTGCTTCGTCATCTTGCACGAAGATGTGAATTCCGAGACCCAGAAGAAATGCTTCTCGACTGGTTCGTATGCGGCCTCTGGGATGAAAGGATTCGGAGGAAGCTCTTtgcgaaggaagagctgacctttcaagaggctgtcaaggaggcgctggcatttgaaaaagcagaagatgcagcaagggagattcgtgcctctcgcagcccagccacaactcaaaaagccgaggcagtccaccatgaggacacAGCCGCAgaccgtttggaagaaggggGGGTGCTACGAATTGAGGCATGTCAAGATGCAATGAtcgccaggaaccacaagcacctagacccagGGTCCGGCAGGCCTCTTATGTCTCCAGTTAGGGCCttgtgccagctgtggggaaccacATGAATGTCAGAGTTGCCGGTTCTGTGATGTGACTTGTCAGGCCTGCGGAAAAATGGGCCATATTGCCCGCGCTTGTCGCAGTAAGCCTTCTCAAGCTCGGAGCCAGAAGGTTCTTCatgggtctgtcagccaggaagagatctgcactacttcagtacaccccatccagagcatccggttgccaaccaaggaaaagatacaggtgacagtagaaattcaaggctCTCCCTGtgtaatggaagtggactccggatcagcgctctctattatttctacagagacttttcggCACATTTcccctagaaagggccccagcctggAGCCAACTTTTGCTTACGGATTTTCAGGGTAACCATGTCCCTGTTTGGGGtgcgggtaagtttcaggttcgttataaacactttgatgggctcctggatctggtggtcgcCGAGGAATGTTGCACCAGTCTCCTCGGTGCctcgaacaggccttgctgagggagagtcagcatagcttctgtaagggtaagtcttgcctcacgaaccttatagaattctttgaaaaggtcaacaggcatgtggatgtgggagaacccgtggacattatatatctggactttcagaaggcgttcgacacggtccctcaccaaaggctaatgaaaaaactccacagtcagggaattagaggacaggtcctctcgtggattgagaactggttggaggccaggaagcagagagtgggtgtcaatgggcaattttcacaatggagagaggtgaaaagcggtgtgccccaaggatctgtcctgggaccggtgcttttcaacctcttcataaatgacctggagacagggttgagcagtgaagtggctaagtttgcagacgataccaaacttttccgagtggtgaagaccagaagtgattgtgaggagctccagaaggatctctccagactggcagaatgggcagcaaaatggcagatgcgcttcaatgtcagtaagtgtaaagtcatgcccatggggcaaaaaatcaaaactttagatataggctgatgggttctgagctgtctgtgacagatcaggagagagatcttggggtggtggtggacaggtctatgaaagtgtcgacccaatgtgtggcggcagtgaagaaggccaattctatgcttgggatcattaggaagggtattgagaacaaaacggctagtattataatgctgttgtacaaatctatggtaaggccacacctggagtattgtgtccagttctggtcgccgcatctcaaaaaggacatcatggaaatggaaaaggtgcaaaagagagtgactaagatgattacggggctggggcaccttccttatgaggaaaggctatggcgtttgggtctcttcagcctagaaaagagacgcctgaggggggacatgattgagacatacaaaataatgcaggggatggacagagtggatagggagatgctctttacactctcacataataccagaaccaggggacagccactaaaattgagtgctgggcgggttaggacagacaaaagaaaatatttctttactcagcgtgtggtcggtctgtggaactccttgccacaggatgtggtgctggcgtctagcctagatgcctttaaaaggggattggacaagtttctggaggaaaaatccattatggggtacaagccatgatgtgtatgcgcaacctcctgattttagaaatgggttatgtcagaatgccagatgcaagggagggcaccaggatgaggtctcttgttatctggtgtgctccctggggcatttggtggaccgctgtgagatacaggaagctggactagatgggtctatggcctgatccagtgaggctgttcttatgttcttatgttctcggccttgcgtggtttgatcctATGGGCATCCAGGTGACGGGGGTCCAGAGtatcagcaaattagactttgatgcagtCTGCCAAGAGTTCGCTCAGGTCTTCGAGGGAACCTTTGGCTGTTACACTGGCCCCCTGGTCTCTCTACACCTAGATCCGGCCATCAAGCCCATCCGCATGAAGGCACAGCGGGTTCCCTTTGCACTCAAGCCCAAGATAGATGAGGAACTGGATCACCTTGTGGCTCAAGGGGTCTTAGAGCCAGTGCCGCACGCACTCTGGGAGACTCCAATCGTTACCCCTGTCAAGCCTAATGGGGATGTGAGGATCTGCGGGGATTACAAATGTATAATCAAcaaggctctccagcagcatgcGTACCCGGTGCCGGTCATCAGCCATCTCCTCGCCTCCCTTGCAGGCTCCAAGGTTTTCGGAGAATTGGACTTAGCCCAGGCTTATTAGCAGTTGCCAGTGGATAATGACACAGCAGAGGCACAAACGATAGTTACCCACCGGGGTGCCTTTAGGGTCAAGCGCTTACAGTTTGGTGCCTGTGTGGcaccaggaatttttcagggCCTCATGGACACACTCCTCAAAGGAATTCCTGGGGTCATTCCCTTCTTTGACGATGTGCTGATTGCCAGGGCATCAGATTCGGAATTCGCCAGGCACCTTCATGAGGTCCTTCGCCGCTTCCAGTCTGCTGGACTTAAGGTAAAGAAAGAGAAGTGCATCTTGGGAACCCCGAAAGTTGAGTTCCTGGGATACCTCATCGATGCTAATGGTATCGATCCTGCACCAGAAAAGGTTCAAGCTATCATGAATGCCCCACCTCCAACATCCAAGCAGGAGTTACAGGCATTTTTAGGACTCCTGAACTTTTACCATTCCTTTTTGCCACATAAGGCAGCATTATCAGAGCCACTCCATCGCCTCCTGGACAAGAGGACCCCCTGGGTCTGGGGCCGCCACAAGGATGCTAACTTCTGAGAGGTAAAGAATTTACTCACTTCCAACTCTGTACTGGCTCACTTTGATGAGTCACTTCCTGCTGTCCTTGCATGTGACGCCTCTCCATAGAGTATTGGTGCAGTCCTCAGCCACATACTCCCAGATGGAAGAGAGGCTCCAGTAGCCTATTATTAGTGCACCTTGTCTCCTGCTGAACGGAATTATGCACAGATAGACAAAGAGGCTCTGGCTATAGTGGCGGGCATCAAAAAATTCCATGACTATCTTTATGGTCGACAATTTTTGATATTGACAGACCATAAGCCTCTGCTGGGTCTTTTTGCCCCAGATAAACAGACGCCACGGATTCTGTCTACTGGCATCCTGCATTGGTCCATATTCCTGGCAGCATATCAGTACTCCCTGAATTACAGGCCTAGCAAAGCGATGGGACATGCAGATGCCCTCAGTCGCCTTCCGCTGCCTGCTCATGGACCCAATCCGGCTCCAGCACATGGCATCATGCTCCTGGAATCGCTTCCAGAACCGCCACTCCATGCGTCGGACGTGGCTTCACACTCAGCCAAGGACCGTATCCTTTCTCGTGTTCTCAGCTGGGTGTGAAGGGGGTGGCCTACGGACCACATGGACGCAGAGTGTCTCCCACCAGCACGAACTCTCAGCCCATAAGGGTTGCCTCCTCTGGGGAAGCCGGGTCGTCATTCCGACTAAGCTCCGTCACCGGGTCCTAGAAGCCCTACATGAAAACCATCCGGGCATCGTACGAATGAAGGCACTAACCGGGAGCTACATCTGGTGGCCCAGAATTGATGCAGCCATCGAAGAATGGGTGAATCGATGCAACACCTGCCAGGAGTATCGGCCAGAAGCACCTAGAGCGCCCGTACAACAGTGGGAGTCCACTCGCACCCCGTGGTTCCGACTACATATAGACTTTGCAGGGCCCTTTCACAGCCAAAATTTTTTTCATTCTAGTGGATTCCTACACCAAATGGCTAGAAGTTGTCCCAGTAGCAGCTATGACATCCCGGGCAGTTGTCAAGGCTCTCTGCAAGATCTTTGCTACCCACAGCCTACCTAATACGATTATGTCTGATAACGCTGCCCAGTTCAAatcagcagaattcaaggagTTCATCGGCAGGTATTTGATCTGCCATGTGACATCAGctccttccatccatccacgaaTGGTCAAGCTGAACGCATGGTGAGAACCACAAAAGAAGCATTCGCCCACATCATCCAGGGTGAGTGGGACCATCGGCTGGCAGTGTTCCTTTTCAGCCAGCAAGTCACACCATGCACTGCCACAGGCCGCAGTCCAGTGGAACTTCTTATGGGGCGGCACCTGACAATGCGTCTTGACTAGCTGCACCCAGACAGGACTTCGGAAAGACCATCGACCTCCAAGATACGAGAGGGTGTGCGTGGGTTCAGCCCAAATGACCCAGTGTATGTATGGAACTATGCAAATGGTCcagcatggatcccagcaaccATCATTAGAATCACTGGTCCCGTCTCATACGAGGTGTCCATTCCAGACGACCGAACCCTCCActgtcatgtggaccagatgcatCGCCGCCTGGCTGACTGAGCACCCACCACGCCGATTTCAGTCCCCGGTAgagagcatcaggtcttgccacagtctgGAGAGGACATCAGTCCAGACGTGATACTGCAGGAACAGGAGACCttcctggacttatctgagccaccagatgtcagcgcacgtatggggagtccctctgccatagacgtgccaaccccagagctgaCTGAGGAACCAGAGGTCCTGATACTGATGCCGCGCTGTTCTTTGCGAATGCGGGTATGGCCCCACCACTTACAGGACTATATTAGTTAATCTTGaactgtactggggggggggagaggtgttatgtatgtaagttatgcaggattgaaatcctgcataactgattggcccatacttattgctggccaatcgggtgatggatcgaaatcctaccatctgattggccctctagttaatgtaagttctggccaatcgggtgatggatcgaaatcctaccacccgattggccctctagttaaagtttcaattgcaccaatcacaggaagtctgggcggagttaaaggctataaaaagccaggggtttgccttgtttttccaggttctgttctgaagacggAATAagcatattgagctgttatcactatgccttccttgatttgcatggacccactatataacagcacCTAAGACCTTTTCAATGCAATTTAGGTCCAcaatcactgagctatggcccccaTCCTTGATTGTTCCTATTACAAATCTATGGGGTAGTCAGAAAACCTTGCCGATGATTCCAATATCTACTAAAAACAACAATTTGCATTTGATAAGTCTATGAAAgtttctgctgaaataaatgaaGCGGTCTTTAAGGTGCTAGCAAAGTCTTGTATGTGTTTGCTGTAAGATTCTCTGTCTGGAAGATATTTACCAAGAGATCCTGTTTTATCTTCGGAACATTCCTGGACTAGATTAtctccactgtttgttgtattCATTATCTCTTCTACAGTCTGTGATGTCAGCTTTAAAAGTCAAGGAGGTGTCTCTTAGGTGAACAGTATGCTGGGAAAAAACATGTACATTGCcctatacagtactgtatttgcTAACAACAGTTCAAAATGAGACTCACACGCATACGAAAACAGCAGATTACCACTGCATGGTTCATGAATGTGCAATTACATGGGCTGTGCTAGAAATACGACACATACCCACACTTATTCATCAATCGCTCAGACATTTAACTTCTGGAGAATCAAGGATGGAACTGAAACACTACAGGCAAGTCAAGCAGGCTCACAATGATATCACGTGACATCCCCAAAGGCAAAAAGCTGGACCAGGGCCAGACcacccatgagaccaactgaactAGCCGACTCAAGCAGTGGATTGGTGGAGGGGCGCCCATCTCTGTCAGCCTACATGCCATCACTGTCttttccctggactggaaaagggagagggggacagagaggaaatgtggcgGGGGAAACAGagctgagctggaacattggggggtaggagaagcagaggctggcacatcactgggtagcATTTCACTTGCCACCTCAGGGTCAGGAGGTCCAGCTCTGAGAGGGACAATGGTTTTATCAGGGAGATGGATCAGAAAATATGGACCATccttaataaataaatgacactGGGGCAGACTTGAAGTCTTCTTGCAGGGTGTTGTTCCACATCAAGAGAAATGCACTCAGCACATGCTCAGGGCTATTCTTTAATTCAGCAACTCCAGAGTGACTGACTGGCGTTAAAAACTAGCCTACAAAAAATGATGAGGGCTGCAAGTCTGTATGCACtgacccgggagtaagccccactgaacataatggggcgTATCTCCAGTATGCCTAGGATAGTCCCCTCTGTATCCCAGCCCTACCACAAATGATCAAATTTTTAATGTctggagctgcaccagcaatcATTTTGCCATCCCTGTCACGTCCCCTTAGCCAGGCATCCTCCTTGGGGAATAACTTCTCCCCTCACCTTTGTTCAGTCCTATTGCCAAATAGTAAACTTTTACCTCACGTCAGGAATCATCAGAGGTCGAACTGGGGAAAGGGAGCAGAAAAAGTagagtctccctccctccctccctccctccctccctctctctctctctctctctctcacacacacacacacacacacacacacacacacacacagcctctgccTCTGCCCATGTCAGGCCCTGGAGTGCCCCTTGCCATTCCCCAGATCCTCCAGCCCACCGCCACCAGCTCTGGATAGCCCCCCTACCCTTCTGGCCCCCAGTCGGCCCCTAGCTCCTGGGCTATGTGGCTTAATTCCCCTTTTCCTACTGCTGCCCAtctccttcccacttcctggaaaAGGCAGACAGGATAGAgcagagaagggaaggaggaagttttctctaacaaaaacccttgacttccaacgggcggacttccctcaaatgaggaggctggttagaaggaggttgaaagggagggtaaaaagagtccaatctctccagagtgcatggaggctgcttaaaacaacagtaatagaggcccagcagaggtgtataccgcaaagaaagaagggttccactaaatccaggagggtgcccgcatggctaaccagccaagttagagaggctgtgaagggcaaggaagcttccttccataaatggaagtcttgccctaatgaggagaataaaaaggaacataaactgtggcaaaagaaatgtaagaaagtgatactggaggccaagcgagactatgaggaacgcatggccggcaacattaaggggaataataaaagcttcttcaaatatgttagaagcaggaaacccgccagagaagcggttggccctctggatggtgagggagggaaaggggagataaaaggagacttagagatggcagagaaattaaatgagttctttgcatctgtcttcacggcagaagacctcgggcagataccgctgcccgaacggcccctcctaaccgaggaattaagtcagatagaggttaaaagagaagatgtttcagacctcattgataaattaaagatcaataagtcaccgggccctgatggcatccacccaagggttattaaggaattgaagaatgaagttgcagatctcttgactaaggtatgcaacttgtccctcaaaacggccacggtgccagaagattggaggatagcaaatgtcacgcctatttttaaaaagggaaagaggggggacccgggaaactataggccggttagcctaacatccataccgggtaagatggtggaatgcctcatcaaagataggatctcaaaacacatagacgaacaggccttgctgaggtagagtcagcatggcttctgtaagggtaagtcttgcttcacgaaccttatagaattctttgaaaaggtcaacaggcatgtggatgcgggagaacccgtggacattatatatctggactttcagaaggcgttcgacacggtccctcaccaaaggctactgaaaaaactccaaagtcagggaattagaggacaggtcctctcgtggattgagaactggttggaggccaggaagcagagagtgggtgtcaatgggcaattttcacaatggagagaggtgaaaagcggtgtgccccaaggatctgtcctgggaccggtgcttttcaacctcttcataaatgacctggagacagggttgagcagtgaagtggctaagtttgcagacgacaccaaacttttcagagtggtgaagaccagaagtgattgtgaggagctccagaaggatctctccggactggcagaatgggcagcaaaatggcagatgcgcttcaatgtcagtaagtgtaaagtcatgcacattggggcagaaaatcaaaactttagatataggctgatgggttctgagctgtctgtgacagatcaggagagacatcttggggtggtggtggacaggtcgatgaaagtgtcgacccaatgtgctgtggcagtgaagaaggccaattctatgcttgggatcattaggaagggtattgagaacaaaacggctagtattataatgccgttgtacaaatctatggtaaggccacacctggagtattgtgtccagttctggtcgccgcatctcaaaaaagacatagtggaaatggaaaaggtgcaaaagagagcgactaagatgattacggggctggggcaccttccttatgaggaaaggctatggcatttgggcctcttcagcctagaaaagagacgcttgaggggggacatgattgagacatacaaaattatgcagggaatggacagagcggatagggagatgctctttacactctcacataataccagaaccaggggacatccactaaaattgagtgctgggcgggttaggacagacaaaagaaaatatttctttactcagcgtgtggtcggtctgtggaactccttgccacaggatgtggtgctggcgtctagcctagacgcctttaaaaggggattggacaagtttctggaggaaaaatccattacggggtacaagccatgatgtgtatgcgcaacctcctgattttagaaatgggttatgtcagaatgccagatgcaggggagagcaccaggatgaggtctcttgttatctggtgtgctccctggggcatttggtgggccgctgtgagatacaggaagctggactagatgggcctatggcgtgatccagtggggctgttcttatgttcttatgttcttaagtggggaGAGGAGTCAAGGCTGGCAGCCTAGAGGGgtttctcttcccctttcctccctctttccctgcctTCTGTGTCTTTTCAAACGGTAGTCAGTTGTGAGGATGAAGAGGAGGTGGGCAGTAGTTGCAGTTCCTTAATCACTGTACCACTTCCGCTGCCAGGTGACTACCAGCCAGACCATCCCCTTAATGTGCCACTGCGGACCCCTGATCTCTCTGGAGCTCATTAGAGCTGTTTTCACACACCCTGCTCCCATTTAAAAGTAAAGAGGGTGTTTGTTCTTCAAGGTTAACGTTGGCCTAGAAAACCAGCTGCCAAAATTCAGCTGACCCACAAAAACCTCTGCC
The DNA window shown above is from Tiliqua scincoides isolate rTilSci1 chromosome 8, rTilSci1.hap2, whole genome shotgun sequence and carries:
- the LOC136659262 gene encoding uncharacterized protein; amino-acid sequence: MTTQGHIGEFDPASPELWDTYAERLEFFLEANAVKDVALKRATLLSICGSATFEISQNLVAPAELRDTSYKDIVGLLQNHFSPQPSRIACRHTFYKQGQAASESVPAYVSVLRHLARRCEFRDPEEMLLDWFVCGLWDERIRRKLFAKEELTFQEAVKEALAFEKAEDAAREIRASRSPATTQKAEAVHHEDTAADRLEEGGVLRIEACQDAMIARNHKHLDPGSGRPLMSPVRALCQLWGTT